A segment of the Asinibacterium sp. OR53 genome:
TTTCTTTTTCCTGCTCCATCCAGTCAGTGGTAGCGGCGCCGTCGTGCACCTCACCGATCTTGTGGATCATACCGGTGTAGCGCAGGATACGCTCTGTGGTGGTGGTTTTACCGGCATCGATGTGCGCGGCAATACCGAAGTTGCGTTGAAATTTCAAGTCAGCCATAAAGTGTTTAGTTATTTTTTCGAGCGGCAAAGGTAATCATTCCGGCGATTGTACAATGAGGAGGCACCATTAAATTATGGAGTAGATATTAAAAATATTAATTGATTGATTAATAATGTGTAAAATATAATAACAAACCTTCCCGCTGAACTGTTTTTTGAGAAGTTGGTCAGCACGGACGCCACCAGGCAATTATCTGACCGAAAAAAATAGTATATGGACGCCGTCCGGCAGTTAACGGACCGAAAAAAATAGTGTATTGATGCCGTCAAATAGTTACCGGGCCGGAAAAAATAGTTATTTGGCCCGGGGAAATAGTGTACGAATGCCGTCAGATAATGACCTGAGGGAAATAAAAAGTACATAAACGCCGCCCGCTCACTACCGGGACGAAAACATGAATGTTGGAACCCCTTCCGATCATTACCATGCGGAAAAAAATAGTGCAGGGGCGCCGTCCAATAATTACGGGACGAAGAAAATAGTGTGCCGGCCCGGATGGTTAGTGTATAAACCCTGTCGAAATCACTTTTTCTTCACCGCCAACAGTTCTACCTCTAAAACCAAAGCGCTGTTAGGAGGGATAAGGGTAGTCCCTCTATCGCCATATGCCAGGGCGGCAGGAACGAACAATTGCCATTTAGCGCCTTCCGACATCATTTGCAATGCATCGTTCAGGCCGGGGAAAAAGCTGGAAGCGGTTGCCACTAATGGTTTATTCGTGTGATATGTATCTTCCACCACTGTTCCATCCAGCAGTTTGGCATTCAAATGCATCAAAATAGTATCTGTGTCTGATGGGTGCTGCCCCTTCCCTGCCTGCAATATCACATAACTGACCCCGTTTGGTAATTTACCAACTCCCGGCCTGTCACGCAGGATGGCAAACAATTGTTGTTCCTGTTTAACAGATCTTTCTTTTTGCAATATTCTTTGATAGGCCGCAACCGCCGGACCGATCGTAGAATCCGGGACTGCCCGGGGATGATTTTGAAACATATCGTTCATTCCTCTCGAAAAAAGAGCTGAGTTATTAATCAGGAAGCCGTTGCTATTGATCCACTGGGCAACAAACGCTCCCAATGTATATTGCATAGTGTCCGATGCGGTAGTCAATTTTGCGGGGGCAAGGGAATTAGTTGCCTTCGTTGTTTGTTTCTGAGCAAGTCCAGTTGAGAGCAAAAAAACTCCTGCAATGAATGTTATTGTCTTTCTTTTCAAGCCATTTCTTTTACACCTCAAATGTACTTTTTATTGTGAATTGTGTGCCGGCGTAATAAGTAATGGAAATACCCCCTCTTTGATAACATCAGAATCAATGGATTAGAGCAATTGGATTTTGTGCTCAAATGAACAAAATGCCAGTTAAAGATTTAATAAAGCGAATACGCCTCACTTCCACTCGTTACGTTCGTAAACCTAATAGTCACAACTCTTGTCATTTTTGTAGCAGTTGCATTTATTCCTACAAGTGTTCCTCCTGCACCCGGGACAATTGTGGCTGCAAAACTACTGGTAGGAACAATCGTAAAAGTAACTGCATCTCCTACTTGAGGCGAAGGCAATGCGGCAACTAGCGAAGCAGCGGTAGGAAAAGTAAGGGTAGAAGTATTATTAATTACGTATAGTCCTGCATCCAGTACCTGGGAAGCAGTAAGTGTGGCACTGGCACCCACAGTTGGCGTTACAGGCAGATTTTTGGTGATTCTCGCATTACCAAACCGGATTCCATTCCCATTTGTTGTGCTTGCAGCGCCTATGGTAATGATATTCGTTCCGGAACCCGTTGGAGCTGTTGTTCCGATATTGATGGTTTTTCCGCCTGCTACACTGGTTGCACCTGTTCCAATATCGATTTGATCTACCACTGCAGACGCTCCTCCACCCATGGTAATGGTTCTGGCTGCAGCAGGTGCGACATTACCAATATCAATGGTCGTAACACGAACATTATCTCCAATGTTTAGTGTACCTGCCCCCGCTGTACCCGTACCCGACAGAATGTTAACGGTACTGTTTGCTGCCGATGCTCCAGCTCCAATATTAATGGTCTGCGCAACAGTATTGGCGCCATTACCAATTGAAACGGTATTGCCACCTGTGCCATTGGCGATATTCACGGTAGCAGCTCCTGCTCCGGCCCCAACATTCACGTTTTGCGCAGCAGAAGACGATCCCAGTGTGATATCTCCTGTACCTGCGGAGGCGCCAATTACAATGGTTCCTGTGGTTTGCGGGGTCAACGTGATGGCACCTGTTCCATTACCACCCTTTACGGTAGTTGTATTCGCAAAGTTGGCATTCGATCCAACACTAACAGTAATCACACCAGCAGTATTTGTTCCGGAACCTATGTTGATGGTATTGCCAGCAGCATTGGCACCAGCGCCGATATTGATGGTTTGTGCAACTGTATTCGCTCCATTGGCAAGAGATACTGTGTTGCCGCCTGTCCCATTGGCAATATTTACGGTGGAAGCTCCTGCACCTGCACCCACATTTACAGTTTGTGCAGCAGAAGACGACCCTACTGTAATAGCGCCGGTGCCGGCAGCTGCGCCGATTACAATAGCGCCTGTAGTTTGTGGCGTTAATGCAATAGCACCTGTTCCATTGCCACCTTGTATAGTAGTTGTATTGGCAAAATTGGCGTTGGAACCAATCGTAACAGCGATCACTCCCGCTGTATTTGTGCCCGAACCAATATTGATCGTATTATTAGCAGCATTCGCGCCAGCGCCGATATTAATGGCTTGCGCAACCGTGTTTGCTCCATTGCCTACTGCGATAACATTACCCCCTGTGCCGTTGGCGATATTTACGGTGGAAGCTCCTGCGCCTGTTCCCAAATTCAAAGTTTGCGCAGCAGAAGACGAGCCTAGTGTAATCGAACCTGTTTGTGCGGTGCCTCCTATAATAATGGTACCTGTGGTGGTAGATGCGCCAATATTATAGGTAGAGGCAGCAGCTCCATCTAATGAATAATTACCTGTGCCTACTCTTTCTTTCAATGAGGCGGCTCCTGTAACGGTTCCAATAGTAACTACATTATCGATAGCTCCCGATCCGATATTGATCGTTTTGATGCCAGTACCTCCCGATCCAATATCGATCTGCATTGCCCCGGTGCCGCCAATGGCAACATTACCCGTAGAGGTTCCTGTATTGATATTTGTGGGGAAGTTTGAGCTGGCGTTCAGGTTCACCGCTACACCTGTTGAATTAAGGCCTCCTGTAAATGTATGCAGACCGGTCCAGGTAGGCACTATGCTTTGTGATAATACCGGTGCGGCATCGCTTCTCATCAAAGTACTCGCTGTGCCGTTGACAGCTGTGAGTCCGATTTGTGCTGTTGGATTAGCTGTTGTGGGGAGATTGGAAGTTCTGGCATAGGGAGATAACATAGTTGCCGTATCACTGATCTTTAACCGGTTAGATAACATCGTTGCTGTATCTGTCTTACGCAATAGGTTCGACAACATCGATGCCGTGTCATAATATTTTACTACTGCCTGGCTATGGGCATAAGGACTCAGCATATTCGTCGTATCGGTCTTGCGCAGCAGGTTCGATACCATTGACGCTGTATCGGAATACTTCACAAACTGACCGCTTTTCGCATAACCACTCAGCATATTCGATGTATCGCTGATCTTTAATCGGTTCGACAACATCGTAGCTGTATCTGTCTTACGCAGCAGATTCGACAACATCGATGCAGTATCATAATATTTCACTACGGCCTGGCTATGTGCATAAGGGCTCAGCATATTCGTCGTATCGGTCTTGCGCAGCAGATTCGATACCATTGACGCTGTATCGGAATACTTCACAAACTGACCGCTTTTCGCATAACCACTCAGCATATTCGATGTATCGCTGATCTTTAATCGGTTCGACAACATCGTAGCTGTATCTGTCTTACGCAGCAGATTCGACAACATCGTAGCCGTATCATAATATTTTACCACGGCCTGGCTGTGCGCATAAGGGCTCAACATGTTAGACGTATCGGTCTTGCGCAACAGGTTTGATACCATTGTGGCCGTATCGGAGTATTTCACAAACTGGCCACTCTTCGCGTAGCCACTCAGCATATTCGATGTATCACTGATCTTTAACCGGTTAGATAGCATCGATGCAGTATCATAATATTTCACTACGGCCTGACTATGTGCATAAGGACTCAGCATATTCGTCGTATCGGTCTTGCGCAACAGGTTCGATACCATTGTGGCTGTATCGGAGTATTTCACAAACTGACCGCTCTTCGCGTAGCCACTCANNNNNNNNNNNNNNNNNNNNNNNNNNNNNNNNNNNNNNNNNNNNNNNNNNNNNNNNNNNNNNNNNNNNNNNNNNNNNNNNNNNNNNNNNNNNNNNNNNNNATGCGGTATCGT
Coding sequences within it:
- a CDS encoding FKBP-type peptidyl-prolyl cis-trans isomerase, coding for MQYTLGAFVAQWINSNGFLINNSALFSRGMNDMFQNHPRAVPDSTIGPAVAAYQRILQKERSVKQEQQLFAILRDRPGVGKLPNGVSYVILQAGKGQHPSDTDTILMHLNAKLLDGTVVEDTYHTNKPLVATASSFFPGLNDALQMMSEGAKWQLFVPAALAYGDRGTTLIPPNSALVLEVELLAVKKK
- a CDS encoding S-layer family protein, whose translation is SGYAKSGQFVKYSDTATMVSNLLRKTDTTNMLSPYAHSQAVVKYYDTASMLSNRLKISDTSNMLSGYAKSGQFVKYSDTATMVSNLLRKTDTSNMLSPYAHSQAVVKYYDTATMLSNLLRKTDTATMLSNRLKISDTSNMLSGYAKSGQFVKYSDTASMVSNLLRKTDTTNMLSPYAHSQAVVKYYDTASMLSNLLRKTDTATMLSNRLKISDTSNMLSGYAKSGQFVKYSDTASMVSNLLRKTDTTNMLSPYAHSQAVVKYYDTASMLSNLLRKTDTATMLSNRLKISDTATMLSPYARTSNLPTTANPTAQIGLTAVNGTASTLMRSDAAPVLSQSIVPTWTGLHTFTGGLNSTGVAVNLNASSNFPTNINTGTSTGNVAIGGTGAMQIDIGSGGTGIKTINIGSGAIDNVVTIGTVTGAASLKERVGTGNYSLDGAAASTYNIGASTTTGTIIIGGTAQTGSITLGSSSAAQTLNLGTGAGASTVNIANGTGGNVIAVGNGANTVAQAINIGAGANAANNTINIGSGTNTAGVIAVTIGSNANFANTTTIQGGNGTGAIALTPQTTGAIVIGAAAGTGAITVGSSSAAQTVNVGAGAGASTVNIANGTGGNTVSLANGANTVAQTINIGAGANAAGNTINIGSGTNTAGVITVSVGSNANFANTTTVKGGNGTGAITLTPQTTGTIVIGASAGTGDITLGSSSAAQNVNVGAGAGAATVNIANGTGGNTVSIGNGANTVAQTINIGAGASAANSTVNILSGTGTAGAGTLNIGDNVRVTTIDIGNVAPAAARTITMGGGASAVVDQIDIGTGATSVAGGKTINIGTTAPTGSGTNIITIGAASTTNGNGIRFGNARITKNLPVTPTVGASATLTASQVLDAGLYVINNTSTLTFPTAASLVAALPSPQVGDAVTFTIVPTSSFAATIVPGAGGTLVGINATATKMTRVVTIRFTNVTSGSEAYSLY